The sequence TCAAGTTCTTGAAACGTTTCGCATCGAGCCACATTATGACCTGGATATTATGGGGAAAAATCAATCCCTTTTAGATATTACTGGAAAAATTTTAGAAAAGTTTGATCCAGTTGTTAAGCAAGAACTTCCAGATATAATTCTTGTTCATGGAGATACAACGACAACTTTTGCAGCAAGCTTAGTTGCTTTCTATAATCAGGTGCGTATCGGCCATGTTGAAGCTGGTCTAAGGACCTTTGATAAGTATTCTCCTTTCCCAGAAGAGATGAATCGTCAGATGACTGACTGCCTTGCGGATCTTTATTTTGCTCCAACTAGTGAGAGTAAAGAAAATCTCCTCAAGGAAAATCACCCTGAGTCTGCTATTGTCATTACGGGAAATACAGCCATTGATGCCTTGAAACTAACCGTTCAATCGGATTACTATCATGAAGTTCTAGATCAATTGGACCCAGATAAGAAACTTGTATTGGTAACCATGCACCGTCGTGAGAATCAAGGTCAACCAATGAGAAATGTCTTTACAGCTTTACGTGAGATGGTTGATCTTCATCAGGAAATTGAAGTTGTTTATCCTGTTCACCTTAGCCCTGTCGTTCAAGAAGCAGCAAACGATATATTGGCTGGGCACAATCGTATTCACTTGATTGAACCTCTAGATGTACTTGATTTTCATAATTTGGCTTCAAGAAGCTATTTTATCATGACCGACTCTGGCGGTGTTCAGGAAGAAGCGCCTTCTCTCGGAAAACCTGTCCTTGTCCTTCGTGACACGACCGAACGTCCAGAAGGAGTACGTGCGGGTACTTTGAAGCTAGTTGGTACAGATCCAGTCTGTGTGAAAGAAGCGATGACCAAACTCTTAACAGATGAAACTGTCTATAGACAAATGTCTCATGCACCAAATCCTTATGGAGATGGAAATGCATCAGAAAGAATTGTACAGACTATTAAACATTATTTTGGCTTTGGTGAATCTGCATCAGAGTTTAAAGAAGGAGCAGGGACACAATGAAAAATTGGTATAGATTTAGAAACTGGTTTCTGACTTTGCTTGGATGTGAGCTTCTTTTGTTGGTACTTTGCTTTTTCTATGCTCGAACTATTATTTTAGAGCAACTATTGTTTTTTGCCTTAGCCTTATTTTCGGTTTTAGTTTTATCTGATTTACTCCTTGCTTGGACACTTATCTTATCTTTTGGATTGGGAGTCATTGTTTTAATAGCAGGTGTAGTTTTCATCCCTAATTCTTCAGTTCTGCTTTTATTAATCAGTTTTCCAACATTGCTTGGTATTCTAATGAAGGTTCGACATTATTTATTAAAAATGGCTTCAAAGGTTCAGGATCAAGAAGATGATGCCAAATCAGATTATCATTCTATGATAAATAAACAAAGTGAATCTGTGCTACAGTCAGTACTAATTCATTGGTCGCATGAGGACCTATTTTTTCAGATAAATCCGAGAGAATATAATCGCATGTTAGTTCGTATTCAAGAAATAATTGCTCAAAAACTAAGTTACAATGATAAACTTTACTATCTTTCGGAGGGGAATTTTATTATATTATCTCATGATAGTCAGATTTCTTTACAGGAATTTTGTTTGAATAATATAGTGAAGGATCTAGAGGCTTTGCATTTCCATGGAAAAAATGGAATGCAAGAGATTCAATTTCAATTAGGTTACTTAGTGATTGACTCGCAAAATAAAAGTAAGTATCAAAATTACTCTGATTTAGTGAGCTATTTGAAACGTCAATTAGAGACGGATATAATTGTAGAATATTAGGAGGGGAAATGACTCTAACAGACCTATTTTTCAGAATTGCTTTGGGAGTGAGTTTCTTTTTTGGAATTTGTTTTGCCATACTATTTATTGCATATAATATTCTTTACTATCGGGTGAATAAGAATTTTAAGGCGGTGAAACATGATTAGTCAAATACTGATGATTTTTACCTTGCTTACAATTTGGATTTCTCTAGCATGGGGCTTGGTAATTCTCTTTTCAGCTGTTCACTTTTGGTTTAAACACAGCGATTTTCGTGTAGACACTTCGCCCTTGCCTTATTATCCGAAGGTTACCATTGTTGTACCTGCTCATAATGAGGATGTGGTTATTGCACAGACGACAAAAGCTATCTTGGACATGAATTATCCTCACGACCGTGTGGAGTTGCTCTTGTTTGCGGATAACTGTTCGGACAATACCTATGCAGAGTGTTTGTCTGTACAAGCTATGCCTGAATATGCAGGAAGAAATCTTACTATTATCGACCGTACTGGTACGGGAGGAAAAGCGGGCGTTCTAAACGATGCTTTGGAGATGGCAACGGGTGAATATATCTGTGTTTATGATGCGGATGCCATGCCTGAAAAGAACGCTCTTTATTTCCTTGTAAAAGAAGTGATGAAGGATCCAGAACGTCACGTGGCATCTTTCGGTCGCAACAAGACTCGAAATGCCAATCAAAATTTCTTGACTCGTTGTATCAACCAAGAAATCGTTGTTACTCAGCGCGTGCACCACGTTGGGATGTGGCATCTCTTTAAAATTGGGCGTATCCCAGGAACCAACTTTCTCATTCAAACCGACTTTGTAAAGAGTATTGGTGGTTGGAAAAATGGTGCCTTAACCGAGGATACCGATATTTCCTTCAAAATCATGCAGAGCGGTAAATTGATTGCCCTTGCCTATAATTCAGAGGCTTTCCAACAAGAACCTGAGACCTTAAAGAGTTACTATATGCAGCGTAAACGTTGGGCGAAAGGAAATTATGAAGTTGTTCTCTCAAACTTTAAGCATTTATTTAGCAGAGGAAACTGGCGTGTCAAACTAGAAGTCTTTAACTATTCGTGTGTTTTCTTTTGGTTTAACTTTGCCATTGTCCTATCGGATTTGATTTTCCTAGCGAATGTGCTAGCTATCTGCCTTAATCTTTTCATACCAGATGTCAGAGTTCCATTCGCTTTTGATGCGGACAATATCTACATCGCCCAGCTCATGCTCTTCAACTGGATACTTATGATTGGTCTGTATTTGATGCAAATTATGACGGCATTAGCAAGTCAATTTGGACAAGCGACGACTAAACAAATCTGGTTGGCCTTGGCATCTTATTTTAGTTATTCTCAGATCTTTATCATCGTATCGGTTGATTCTATTTCATCTATTATACTGGATAAGGTACTTCGACGGAAAGAAACCAAGTGGGTTAAAACCAAACGGTTTGCAGGATAGGAGGTTCTATGAAAACAAATAAATTAAAATATGTCTGGTTTGTGCTCATCCTATCTATCTTTTGTTTAACTTTGTTTTTGGCAAGAGGAAGGACTAAAATCGAGATGCGTAATCGAATTTACAGTCAATGGAGTCAACAGTTCCTTGTTACAAAAGGCGATCAGTCTTATGTTCGTACGACGAATGATTCTGAGGAAACAATAGTTCTATCAGAAGCCCAAAGTTACGGTATGCTCATAACGGTTTTAGCAGCCCAAAAAGGACAAGCAAGTCAAGCAGATTTTGATAACCTCTATCGCTATTATCAAAATCATCGCATAGAGGGAACGCAGTTAATGTCTTGGAAACAAGTGATCAAAAATGGTAGTGAAACGGTCAAAAAGCAAAATGCAACTGATGGAGATCTCTACATCGCTTATTCTTTGATTGAAGCTTCTAAGCAGTGGCCAGATAAAGCTCAGGAATACCAAGAACAAGCTAAAAAAATCTTAGAAGATATACTTCGATATAATTACAATAAAGAGACGGGTGTTTTAACAGTAGGGAACTGGGCAAATAAGAATTCCGATTATTATTACTTGATGCGGACATCTGATACTCTTCCTCACTATTTCCAGTCTTTCTATGACCTGACTGGAAACAAACAGTGGTTAGATGTTAAGGATAAGATGCTTGGGCAATTGGAGCAAATCAGTTCCCATTCTGATACAGGTCTCTTGCCAGACTTTATCTGGGCGGAGAAGTCCGGGGCACGTCTTGTTGATGCCAACACAATCGAATCTCAGTATGATGGGGCGTACTCTTATAACGCTTGTCGTTTGCCTTATCACCTGTCACAGAGTCAGGATGAAAGAAGCCAAAAACTCGTTCAAAAGATGATGGATTTCTTTATGAAAGAGCAACGCATTTATGCTGGTTATGACTTGAACGGAACGGCCCTCAATCAATACCAGGCAGGTAGTTTCTTGGCACCGATTACCTATGCGTCTGACAAGGGAGAAGGCTATCTGAAACTTCTTCAGCAAAATAAATACATTTTCACACAAGATTTACCTTTGGACAACTACTATGATGCAACGATGATTACCATGATTGCTCTAGAGATGTTCTAGGATGAAAAGTGAGGGCTAGTTCAACTGGCTCTCTTTTTGATAGGTTTTCATCTTTTTTTCAAAAAAGGAATTTCCTAAGGTTTATGGTATAATGGAAGGAGTGATGGAAAAGAGGTAGAGAGATGGATGCGAAATTAAAATACAAGGCAAAGAAGATTAAAATCGTCTTTTTTGATATCGATGATACCTTGCGTACGTCAAAGACAGGTTTTATTCCAGCTACAATTACCACTGTCTTTAAACAGTTGCGTGAAAAAGGAATTTTAACAGGAATTGCCTCTGGTCGTGGAATTTTCGGTGTCGTTCCAGAGATTCGTGAGCTCAAGCCAGACTTTTTTGTAACCCTAAATGGGGCCTATATTGAAGATAAAAAAGGCCAGGTGATTTATCAACATCAGATTGACAAGTCAGATGTTGAGGAGTATGTCTCTTGGACGAAGGAAGAGGGAATTGAGTACGGCCTGGTTGGTAGTCATGACGCCAAACTCTCCACGCGAACAGAACTGATCAGTGAAGCTATTGATCCGATTTATCCAAACTTGGATGTGGATCCTAACTTCCATGAAAAAGCAGATATATACCAGATGTGGACCTTTGAGAATAAAGGGGCTGATTTGCACCTACCAGATAGTCTCTCAGGTAAGCTTCGAATGGTACGTTGGCATGAACATTCATCAGATGTCGTGCCTATTTCAGGTTCAAAAGCCACTGGTGTTGCTAAGGTTGTAGAATATCTAGGCTTGAAACCAGAAAATGTTATGGTCTTTGGGGATGGGCTCAATGACTTGGAACTCTTTGATTATGCTGGAATCAGTATTGCTATGGGAGTTTCCCATGAAAAAATCAAAGAAAAAGCAGATTATATTACAAAAACAGTAGAAGAAGATGGCATTTTTGATGCCTTAGAAGGATTTGGTATGGTAGAAAAAGAATTGCATTTCCCACAAGTAGAAATTGAAACAGTAGAAGGTCCTCTTGCGACCATTAAGACAAATCACGGAGACTTGCGTATCAAGCTCTTCCCTAAACATGCTCCCAAAACAGTAGCCAACTTTGTTGCTCTGTCAAAAGACGGTTACTATGATGGTGTGATTTTCCATCGCATTATCAAGGACTTTATGATCCAAGGTGGAGATCCAACTGGTACTGGTATGGGGGGAGAATCAATCTACGGTGACTCTTTTGAAGATGAATTTTCTGAAGAACTTTATAATATCCGTGGTGCCCTTTCTATGGCCAATGCGGGTCCAAATACCAATGGTAGCCAGTTCTTTATCGTGCAAAACCAACATTTGCCATACTCTAAGAAAGAGATTGCGCGTGGTGGCTGGCCTGAACCAATCGCTGAGATTTATGCAGAACAAGGTGGAACTCCTCACCTTGACCGCCGCCATACTGTTTTCGGGCAGTTGGTAGACGCAGAATCGTTTGCGGTCTTGGATGCCATTGCAGCTGTTGAGACTGGTGTAATGGACAAACCAGTTGAAGATGTAGTAATTGGAACGATTGAAATTGAGGACTAGAATGAAAATTGGTGATAAGCTAACTGGGCGTATTACAGGAGTTCAGCCCTATGGTGCCTTTGTCGAGTTAGAGACAGGGGTGACAGGGCTGATTCACATCTCGGAGATTCGGACGGGATTTATTGAAAATATCTATGACATTTTAAAAATTGGCGATGAAGTTCAAGTTCAGGTGGTGGATTTTGACGAATATACTGGAAAGGCCAGTCTTTCCATACGTACCTTGGAAGAGGAAAAGCATCAATTACCAAGACGGAGACGTTTTTCAAATGATCGGATCAAGCACGGATTTGCTCCTCTTGCCCGAATGATGCCTGTTTGGACGCGTGAGGCATTAGAGCATTTAAAGAAGAAGCCATAAATACGATTATTCAAATCATTTGTAATATTAACATAATTTGTTATAATAAAAGTATGAAAGAAGAACAATTATTAAAACCAGGAGAGCGAATCAACCAGCTCTTTTCGACAGATATCAAGATCATTCAAAATAGAGAGGTGTTTAGCTATTCGGTGGATAGTGTTCT comes from Streptococcus oralis and encodes:
- the wecB gene encoding non-hydrolyzing UDP-N-acetylglucosamine 2-epimerase — encoded protein: MKKLKVMVVFGTRPEAIKMAPLVLELQKHSDSIETITVVTAQHRQMLDQVLETFRIEPHYDLDIMGKNQSLLDITGKILEKFDPVVKQELPDIILVHGDTTTTFAASLVAFYNQVRIGHVEAGLRTFDKYSPFPEEMNRQMTDCLADLYFAPTSESKENLLKENHPESAIVITGNTAIDALKLTVQSDYYHEVLDQLDPDKKLVLVTMHRRENQGQPMRNVFTALREMVDLHQEIEVVYPVHLSPVVQEAANDILAGHNRIHLIEPLDVLDFHNLASRSYFIMTDSGGVQEEAPSLGKPVLVLRDTTERPEGVRAGTLKLVGTDPVCVKEAMTKLLTDETVYRQMSHAPNPYGDGNASERIVQTIKHYFGFGESASEFKEGAGTQ
- a CDS encoding glycosyltransferase family 2 protein, which gives rise to MISQILMIFTLLTIWISLAWGLVILFSAVHFWFKHSDFRVDTSPLPYYPKVTIVVPAHNEDVVIAQTTKAILDMNYPHDRVELLLFADNCSDNTYAECLSVQAMPEYAGRNLTIIDRTGTGGKAGVLNDALEMATGEYICVYDADAMPEKNALYFLVKEVMKDPERHVASFGRNKTRNANQNFLTRCINQEIVVTQRVHHVGMWHLFKIGRIPGTNFLIQTDFVKSIGGWKNGALTEDTDISFKIMQSGKLIALAYNSEAFQQEPETLKSYYMQRKRWAKGNYEVVLSNFKHLFSRGNWRVKLEVFNYSCVFFWFNFAIVLSDLIFLANVLAICLNLFIPDVRVPFAFDADNIYIAQLMLFNWILMIGLYLMQIMTALASQFGQATTKQIWLALASYFSYSQIFIIVSVDSISSIILDKVLRRKETKWVKTKRFAG
- a CDS encoding glycosyl hydrolase family 8 — translated: MKTNKLKYVWFVLILSIFCLTLFLARGRTKIEMRNRIYSQWSQQFLVTKGDQSYVRTTNDSEETIVLSEAQSYGMLITVLAAQKGQASQADFDNLYRYYQNHRIEGTQLMSWKQVIKNGSETVKKQNATDGDLYIAYSLIEASKQWPDKAQEYQEQAKKILEDILRYNYNKETGVLTVGNWANKNSDYYYLMRTSDTLPHYFQSFYDLTGNKQWLDVKDKMLGQLEQISSHSDTGLLPDFIWAEKSGARLVDANTIESQYDGAYSYNACRLPYHLSQSQDERSQKLVQKMMDFFMKEQRIYAGYDLNGTALNQYQAGSFLAPITYASDKGEGYLKLLQQNKYIFTQDLPLDNYYDATMITMIALEMF
- a CDS encoding bifunctional Cof-type HAD-IIB family hydrolase/peptidylprolyl isomerase → MDAKLKYKAKKIKIVFFDIDDTLRTSKTGFIPATITTVFKQLREKGILTGIASGRGIFGVVPEIRELKPDFFVTLNGAYIEDKKGQVIYQHQIDKSDVEEYVSWTKEEGIEYGLVGSHDAKLSTRTELISEAIDPIYPNLDVDPNFHEKADIYQMWTFENKGADLHLPDSLSGKLRMVRWHEHSSDVVPISGSKATGVAKVVEYLGLKPENVMVFGDGLNDLELFDYAGISIAMGVSHEKIKEKADYITKTVEEDGIFDALEGFGMVEKELHFPQVEIETVEGPLATIKTNHGDLRIKLFPKHAPKTVANFVALSKDGYYDGVIFHRIIKDFMIQGGDPTGTGMGGESIYGDSFEDEFSEELYNIRGALSMANAGPNTNGSQFFIVQNQHLPYSKKEIARGGWPEPIAEIYAEQGGTPHLDRRHTVFGQLVDAESFAVLDAIAAVETGVMDKPVEDVVIGTIEIED
- a CDS encoding S1 RNA-binding domain-containing protein; the encoded protein is MKIGDKLTGRITGVQPYGAFVELETGVTGLIHISEIRTGFIENIYDILKIGDEVQVQVVDFDEYTGKASLSIRTLEEEKHQLPRRRRFSNDRIKHGFAPLARMMPVWTREALEHLKKKP